The following proteins come from a genomic window of Larimichthys crocea isolate SSNF chromosome XV, L_crocea_2.0, whole genome shotgun sequence:
- the tegt gene encoding probable Bax inhibitor 1, with amino-acid sequence MNVFDRNINFDALFKFSQISHSTQVHLKNVYSSLAVCMFVAAAGSYVHVVTRLFQGGVLSALISLGMMFWLAMTPHNYETEKKRLAILAGFAFFTGVGLGPTMDFVIAVNPSIIVTAFMGTSVIFVCFTLSALYAKRRSYLFLGGTLMSGLSLLFLMSIMNMFFGSVMLFKAHMYLGLLIMCGFVLFDTQLIIEKAENGDKDYVWHCVDLFLDFITIFRKLMVILAMNDKDKKKEKK; translated from the exons ATGAACGTCTTTGACCGCAACATCAACTTCGACGCCCTCTTCAAGTTCTCCCAGAT ATCTCACTCCACCCAGGTGCACTTGAAGAATGTGTACTCCAGCCTGGCGGTCTGCATGTTTGTGGCGGCGGCCGGCTCATACGTGCACGTCGTCACGCGCCTCTTTCAG GGCGGCGTGCTGTCTGCGCTCATCTCTCTGGGGATGATGTTCTGGCTCGCCATGACGCCACACAACTACGAGACGGAGAAGAAGAGGCTGGCTATCCTCGCTGGGTTTGCCTTCTTCACAG gcgTCGGCCTCGGCCCCACGATGGACTTTGTCATCGCCGTCAATCCGAG CATCATCGTGACGGCGTTCATGGGAACCTCCGTGATCTTCGTCTGCTTCACGCTGAGCGCGCTCTACGCCAAACGCAGGAGCTACCTGTTCCTCGGAg GCACGCTGATGTCcggcctctccctcctcttcctcatgtCCATCATGAACATGTTCTTTGGATCCGTGATGCTGTTTAAGGCACACATGTACCTCGGGCTGCTCATCATGTGCGGCTTCGTCCTGTTCGACACTCAGCTCATCATCGAGAAAGCCGAGAACGGAGACAAGGATTACGTCTG gcacTGCGTCGACCTGTTCCTGGACTTCATCACCATCTTCAGGAAACTGATGGTCATCCTCGCCATGAACGATAAG gacaagaagaaggagaagaagtaa
- the nckap5l gene encoding nck-associated protein 5-like isoform X1 has translation MRTMSDETEQRMCDEDFGSDEEGEEGDVESYLEDNSSELMDRLRELEAENSALMLANESQREAYERCLDEVANHVVQALLNQKDLREECIKLKMLVFDLERQNRALCELFQQKLPNHPTAHYQVQAGPLPDYNAQLHNDSAKQVEPAQTEAQAKGNGYRTQHASPGPRGPAASMEALSPFFKKKAHILEVLRKMEETDPLKFHPSTTSLSFCDYSQVLMSTEAVLATTADPLPLQCKPHHTHCHCSCSDADTHQHVNGDGAVKCEGGNTCCLHCKRSPDSPPKPCNHVCSPSKVATQSHVVPAAAISECHGKSRTAESAPPSKQCTKNEAHQQPAAATAAAAATATHPANADTADQEVLRAEQDQESAEGCLNAAASEELTGFCPASVKESSHCDTETSDGVHNGLALSSNDPSAVPEKDVTDQEASSVRAGASVSPSPSCLTDVKSAAINSPSKLLKFLKIPAMGEKSQPSTAAVRLSPQLTRSSRIPCRTNNYEVYHSPVPTRRATTTERCRQPPPPPSRSESYPATHSAPTSPPQPEDICSPPAKEISYSSLSAPKASAGSKVAAPSSSPKVSQRVPHYENICNMSREEEPTQSLEKRTTLPSQTKASVGERKLVKSLPESVLNPPPQRKQSSSSTSTSESTSDDEEDSDSPVWVNHHSLPNSALSKAQSRVSYSQTRDKPEADVSEITVQRSEVAQAPPPPPARRSDSSSIPKRPVVAGAARPQADSSHHAFKDRLAALGKLRSSEDLQVGLRPVDAANEATYGEERSKTAERPMELHKEEQRHSKYTDSLDGKPKGSASGLKYPGSSQLYEQAVKSQSVVKQELCVTKTDGSKSKIGLPSPNTDAPQVLRNNIKCPGSLNLAYNLKPGVGPHSSNSPHKIPPKSPSKPCQAPSVHRGGKPAEAPRYSSKSEERTKISGKGKKNPMYGDSLPPPPPRPPTTEGEKPLQPVPSPQSAIEQKVMKGIEENMLKLQEQDRGGQTSEVKQKASNGIASWFGLKKSKLPALSRKADAAKAKDEKKEWKINIPSVGRDSVKMASRCKEGVEGLNISTLMEKAEGLRRALEEERAYVERSGRGHSCEVVMDQAQGQLAVMYRGARSDNFMQQLLNRVDGKEMISVPQRRLSFDCKTSKPMFTQQSDIISHTGSRDDMEKGSDRIGKITSDENLADSVHSQHFAGSGASTYTLDSGIGTFPLPDCSSGAAGRGLSKTRAGAEHHSSGSPGRAGRRARTLDRDLPSQDECYAPHKQLIPTIQYGAMLEGRSPAAVIREDKEAHGPNMFSPRSKTWTFPNLKTPAGPAEVYLAVEEEEEEAVSFGSPFRGSVKAGGPSSSSRVVDPGSLPVPAQSGMSRRGKTRTPSVPEMSREAGLELLRERPEEALSPSRPQVLETPESLSDSLYDSLSSCGSQG, from the exons atgagAACAATGTCTGACGAGACAGAACAGAGAATGTGTGACGAGGACTTCGGTTCGGACGAGGAGGGCGAGGAAGGAGACGTGGAGTCTTACCTGGAGGACAACAGCAGCGAGCTCATGGACCGactgagagagctggag GCGGAGAACTCCGCTCTGATGTTGGCGAACGAGAGTCAGAGAGAAGCTTACGAGAGATGCTTGGATGAG GTGGCCAACCACGTCGTCCAAGCTCTGCTGAATCAAAAG GATCTGAGAGAGGAGTGCATCAAGCTGAAGATGTTGGTGTTCGACCTGGAGAGACAGAACCGAGCGCTCTGCGAGCTTTTTCAGCAGAAACTGCCCAACCACCCCACCGCCCACTACCAG GTCCAGGCGGGACCACTCCCAGACTACAATGCACAGCTGCACAATGACTCTGCCAAACAGGTGGAGCCTGCACAGACTGAAGCACAAGCCAAG GGAAACGGCTACCGCACACAACACGCCTCCCCGGGCCCTCGCGGACCTGCCGCCTCCATGGAGGCCCTGTCCccattctttaaaaagaaagcacacaTCCTGGAGGTCCTGCGCAAGATGGAGGAGACGGACCCGCTCAAGTTCCACCCGTCCACCACGAGCTTGTCTTTCTGCGACTACAGCCAGGTGCTCATGTCCACCGAGGCCGTGTTAGCCACCACCGCCGACCCCCTCCCGCTACAGTGCaaaccccaccacacacactgccacTGCTCGTGCTCCGACGCCGACACGCATCAGCATGTCAACGGGGACGGGGCGGTGAAGTGCGAGGGAGGGAACACCTGCTGTCTACACTGCAAGAGGAGCCCGGACAGCCCGCCGAAGCCATGCAACCACGTCTGTAGTCCTTCAAAAGTCGCCACCCAGAGCCATGTAGTTCCCGCAGCTGCTATCAGCGAATGTCACGGTAAGAGCAGGACGGCGGAGTCCGCTCCCCCGTCAAAACAATGCACCAAGAATGAAGCCCACCAGCAACCAGCCGCCGCCACagctgccgccgccgccaccgccaccCACCCCGCCAACGCAGACACAGCCGACCAGGAGGTGTTGCGAGCGGAGCAAGACCAGGAGAGCGCCGAGGGTTGTCTAAACGCCGCAGCCTCTGAAGAGCTCACCGGTTTCTGTCCCGCCTCCGTGAAGGAGAGCTCCCACTGTGACACGGAGACGAGCGACGGCGTCCACAACGGCTTAGCTCTCTCCTCCAATGACCCGTCAGCCGTCCCCGAGAAAGATGTCACAGATCAGGAGGCTTCTTCCGTGAGAGCCGGCGCCTCCGTCAGCCCGAGCCCGTCCTGCCTCACCGACGTCAAATCCGCTGCCATCAACTCTCCGTCCAAGCTGCTCAAGTTCTTGAAGATTCCCGCGATGGGCGAGAAGTCTCAGCCGTCGACCGCCGCCGTCCGACTGAGCCCGCAACTCACCCGCAGCTCCAGGATCCCGTGTCGCACCAACAACTACGAGGTGTACCACTCCCCTGTTCCCACGCGCAGAGCCACCACCACAGAGCGGTGCAGGCAGCCGCCTCCGCCGCCATCCAGGTCGGAGTCGTACCCCGCCACACACTCAGCACCGACCTCCCCGCCACAGCCCGAAGACATCTGCTCCCCGCCTGCTAAAGAAATAAGCTACAGCAGCCTCTCTGCACCTAAAGCCAGCGCCGGTTCAAAGGTGGCCGCTCCGTCGTCGTCCCCTAAAGTATCTCAGCGGGTGCCTCATTACGAAAACATCTGCAACATGTCGAGAGAGGAGGAGCCGACGCAGAGCCTCGAGAAAAGAACCACACTCCCATCCCAAACGAAGGCGAGCGTAGGCGAGAGGAAGCTCGTCAAATCGCTGCCGGAAAGCGTCCTCAACCCGCCGCCTCAACGGAAGCAGTCGTCCTCGTCCACGTCCACGTCGGAGTCGACGTCAGACGATGAAGAGGACTCGGACAGTCCGGTGTGGGTGAACCATCACAGCCTGCCCAACTCGGCCCTCAGCAAAGCTCAGAGCAGAGTCAGCTACTCGCAGACCAGAGACAAACCGGAGGCCGACGTAAGCGAGATCACTGTGCAGCGCTCCGAGGTCGCCCAGGCGCCGCCGCCACCTCCAGCCAGGAGGAGCGACTCCTCTTCCATCCCCAAGAGGCCCGTCGTGGCCGGGGCGGCGAGGCCTCAGGCTGACTCCAGTCACCACGCTTTCAAAGACAGGCTGGCCGCGCTGGGTAAACTGAGGAGCTCCGAGGATTTACAAGTTGGTCTGAGGCCGGTGGACGCCGCGAACGAGGCCACCTACGGGGAGGAGAGGAGTAAGACGGCGGAGAGGCCGATGGAGCTCCAcaaagaggagcagagacaTTCAAAGTACACAGACTCTCTGGACGGGAAACCCAAAGGGAGCGCGAGCGGTTTGAAGTATCCGGGCTCGTCTCAGCTGTATGAGCAGGCGGTGAAGTCTCAGTCTGTGGTGAAACAAGAACTCTGCGTGACCAAGACCGACGGCTCCAAGAGCAAAATCGGTCTGCCGTCGCCCAACACCGACGCTCCGCAGGTTTTACGCAACAACATCAAGTGTCCCGGCTCCCTGAACCTCGCCTACAACCTTAAACCAGGCGTCGGTCCTCACAGTAGCAACAGCCCGCACAAAATCCCCCCGAAGTCGCCGTCCAAACCTTGTCAAGCCCCGTCCGTCCACAGAGGGGGGAAGCCCGCCGAGGCGCCACGTTACTCGTCCAAATCAGAGGAGAGGACCAAGATCAGCGGGAAGGGGAAGAAGAACCCGATGTACGGAGACAGCCTCCCGCCACCGCCTCCAAGACCTCCGACCACCGAGGGGGAGAAGCCGCTGCAGCCGGTCCCCAGCCCGCAATCAGCCATCGAGCAGAAGGTGATGAAGGGCATCGAGGAGAACATGCTGAAGCTGCAGGAGCAGGACCGAGGAGGCCAGACCAGCGAGGTGAAGCAGAAAGCCTCCAACGGCATCGCCAGCTGGTTCGGCCTGAAGAAGAGCAAACTGCCCGCGCTGAGCCGCAAGGCCGACGCCGCCAAAGCGAAAGACGAGAAGAAGGAGTGGAAGATCAACATCCCGTCGGTCGGCCGGGACTCGGTGAAGATGGCCTCCAGGTGTAAAGAAGGAGTGGAAGGTCTGAACATCTCGACGCTGATGGAGAAGGCGGAGGGCCTGAGGAGGgcgctggaggaggagagggcgtACGTGGAGAGGTCAGGCCGAGGTCACTCCTGCGAGGTGGTGATGGACCAAGCTCAGGGACAGCTGGCCGTCATGTACAGAGGAGCACGCTCCGATAACTTcatgcagcagctgctgaacag AGTGGACGGGAAGGAGATGATCAGCGTGCCTCAGCGGCGACTCTCGTTCGACTGCAAGACGTCGAAGCCGATGTTCACGCAGCAGAGCGACATCATCAGTCACACGGGCAGCCGTGACGACATGGAGAAG GGATCAGACAGAATCGGAAAGATCACATCAGACGAAAACCTCGCGGACTCCGTTCACTCGCAGCACTTCGCAG GTTCCGGTGCGTCCACCTACACCCTCGACAGCGGCATCGGTACGTTCCCGCTGCCCGACTGCAGCAGCGGAGCGGCAGGACGAGGTCTGTCCAAGACGAGGGCCGGAGCCGAGCATCACTCGTCCGGCTCCCCGGGCAGAGCCGGCCGACGGGCTCGCACTCTGGACCGAGATCTGCCGTCGCAGGACGAGTGCTACGCGCCGCACAAACAGCTGATTCCCACCATTCAGTACGGCGCCATGCTGGAGGGCCGGAGCCCCGCCGCCGTCATCCGTGAAG ACAAAGAGGCTCACGGACCGAACATGTTCTCCCCGCGCTCAAAGACCTGGACCTTCCCCAACCTGAAGACTCCAGCCGGACCTGCAGAGGTTTACCtggcggtggaggaggaagaggaggaggcggtgtcCTTTGGATCTCCGTTCAGAGGG AGCGTGAAGGCCGGcggtccctcctcctccagccggGTGGTCGACCCGGGCAGCCTGCCCGTCCCTGCCCAGTCGGGGATGAGCCGCAGGGGGAAGACTCGCACTCCCAGCGTCCCCGAGATGAGCCGGGAAGCCGGGCTGGAGCTGCTCAGGGAGCGTCCGGAGGAGGCGCTGTCCCCGAGCCGGCCTCAGGTCCTGGAGACGCCCGAGTCGCTCAGCGACTCTCTGTACGACAGCCTGTCGTCCTGCGGCAGCCAGGGGTGA
- the nckap5l gene encoding nck-associated protein 5-like isoform X2 encodes MRTMSDETEQRMCDEDFGSDEEGEEGDVESYLEDNSSELMDRLRELEAENSALMLANESQREAYERCLDEVANHVVQALLNQKDLREECIKLKMLVFDLERQNRALCELFQQKLPNHPTAHYQVQAGPLPDYNAQLHNDSAKQVEPAQTEAQAKGNGYRTQHASPGPRGPAASMEALSPFFKKKAHILEVLRKMEETDPLKFHPSTTSLSFCDYSQVLMSTEAVLATTADPLPLQCKPHHTHCHCSCSDADTHQHVNGDGAVKCEGGNTCCLHCKRSPDSPPKPCNHVCSPSKVATQSHVVPAAAISECHGKSRTAESAPPSKQCTKNEAHQQPAAATAAAAATATHPANADTADQEVLRAEQDQESAEGCLNAAASEELTGFCPASVKESSHCDTETSDGVHNGLALSSNDPSAVPEKDVTDQEASSVRAGASVSPSPSCLTDVKSAAINSPSKLLKFLKIPAMGEKSQPSTAAVRLSPQLTRSSRIPCRTNNYEVYHSPVPTRRATTTERCRQPPPPPSRSESYPATHSAPTSPPQPEDICSPPAKEISYSSLSAPKASAGSKVAAPSSSPKVSQRVPHYENICNMSREEEPTQSLEKRTTLPSQTKASVGERKLVKSLPESVLNPPPQRKQSSSSTSTSESTSDDEEDSDSPVWVNHHSLPNSALSKAQSRVSYSQTRDKPEADVSEITVQRSEVAQAPPPPPARRSDSSSIPKRPVVAGAARPQADSSHHAFKDRLAALGKLRSSEDLQVGLRPVDAANEATYGEERSKTAERPMELHKEEQRHSKYTDSLDGKPKGSASGLKYPGSSQLYEQAVKSQSVVKQELCVTKTDGSKSKIGLPSPNTDAPQVLRNNIKCPGSLNLAYNLKPGVGPHSSNSPHKIPPKSPSKPCQAPSVHRGGKPAEAPRYSSKSEERTKISGKGKKNPMYGDSLPPPPPRPPTTEGEKPLQPVPSPQSAIEQKVMKGIEENMLKLQEQDRGGQTSEVKQKASNGIASWFGLKKSKLPALSRKADAAKAKDEKKEWKINIPSVGRDSVKMASRCKEGVEGLNISTLMEKAEGLRRALEEERAYVERSGRGHSCEVVMDQAQGQLAVMYRGARSDNFMQQLLNRVDGKEMISVPQRRLSFDCKTSKPMFTQQSDIISHTGSRDDMEKGSDRIGKITSDENLADSVHSQHFAGSGASTYTLDSGIGTFPLPDCSSGAAGRGLSKTRAGAEHHSSGSPGRAGRRARTLDRDLPSQDECYAPHKQLIPTIQYGAMLEGRSPAAVIREDKEAHGPNMFSPRSKTWTFPNLKTPAGPAEVYLAVEEEEEEAVSFGSPFRGVR; translated from the exons atgagAACAATGTCTGACGAGACAGAACAGAGAATGTGTGACGAGGACTTCGGTTCGGACGAGGAGGGCGAGGAAGGAGACGTGGAGTCTTACCTGGAGGACAACAGCAGCGAGCTCATGGACCGactgagagagctggag GCGGAGAACTCCGCTCTGATGTTGGCGAACGAGAGTCAGAGAGAAGCTTACGAGAGATGCTTGGATGAG GTGGCCAACCACGTCGTCCAAGCTCTGCTGAATCAAAAG GATCTGAGAGAGGAGTGCATCAAGCTGAAGATGTTGGTGTTCGACCTGGAGAGACAGAACCGAGCGCTCTGCGAGCTTTTTCAGCAGAAACTGCCCAACCACCCCACCGCCCACTACCAG GTCCAGGCGGGACCACTCCCAGACTACAATGCACAGCTGCACAATGACTCTGCCAAACAGGTGGAGCCTGCACAGACTGAAGCACAAGCCAAG GGAAACGGCTACCGCACACAACACGCCTCCCCGGGCCCTCGCGGACCTGCCGCCTCCATGGAGGCCCTGTCCccattctttaaaaagaaagcacacaTCCTGGAGGTCCTGCGCAAGATGGAGGAGACGGACCCGCTCAAGTTCCACCCGTCCACCACGAGCTTGTCTTTCTGCGACTACAGCCAGGTGCTCATGTCCACCGAGGCCGTGTTAGCCACCACCGCCGACCCCCTCCCGCTACAGTGCaaaccccaccacacacactgccacTGCTCGTGCTCCGACGCCGACACGCATCAGCATGTCAACGGGGACGGGGCGGTGAAGTGCGAGGGAGGGAACACCTGCTGTCTACACTGCAAGAGGAGCCCGGACAGCCCGCCGAAGCCATGCAACCACGTCTGTAGTCCTTCAAAAGTCGCCACCCAGAGCCATGTAGTTCCCGCAGCTGCTATCAGCGAATGTCACGGTAAGAGCAGGACGGCGGAGTCCGCTCCCCCGTCAAAACAATGCACCAAGAATGAAGCCCACCAGCAACCAGCCGCCGCCACagctgccgccgccgccaccgccaccCACCCCGCCAACGCAGACACAGCCGACCAGGAGGTGTTGCGAGCGGAGCAAGACCAGGAGAGCGCCGAGGGTTGTCTAAACGCCGCAGCCTCTGAAGAGCTCACCGGTTTCTGTCCCGCCTCCGTGAAGGAGAGCTCCCACTGTGACACGGAGACGAGCGACGGCGTCCACAACGGCTTAGCTCTCTCCTCCAATGACCCGTCAGCCGTCCCCGAGAAAGATGTCACAGATCAGGAGGCTTCTTCCGTGAGAGCCGGCGCCTCCGTCAGCCCGAGCCCGTCCTGCCTCACCGACGTCAAATCCGCTGCCATCAACTCTCCGTCCAAGCTGCTCAAGTTCTTGAAGATTCCCGCGATGGGCGAGAAGTCTCAGCCGTCGACCGCCGCCGTCCGACTGAGCCCGCAACTCACCCGCAGCTCCAGGATCCCGTGTCGCACCAACAACTACGAGGTGTACCACTCCCCTGTTCCCACGCGCAGAGCCACCACCACAGAGCGGTGCAGGCAGCCGCCTCCGCCGCCATCCAGGTCGGAGTCGTACCCCGCCACACACTCAGCACCGACCTCCCCGCCACAGCCCGAAGACATCTGCTCCCCGCCTGCTAAAGAAATAAGCTACAGCAGCCTCTCTGCACCTAAAGCCAGCGCCGGTTCAAAGGTGGCCGCTCCGTCGTCGTCCCCTAAAGTATCTCAGCGGGTGCCTCATTACGAAAACATCTGCAACATGTCGAGAGAGGAGGAGCCGACGCAGAGCCTCGAGAAAAGAACCACACTCCCATCCCAAACGAAGGCGAGCGTAGGCGAGAGGAAGCTCGTCAAATCGCTGCCGGAAAGCGTCCTCAACCCGCCGCCTCAACGGAAGCAGTCGTCCTCGTCCACGTCCACGTCGGAGTCGACGTCAGACGATGAAGAGGACTCGGACAGTCCGGTGTGGGTGAACCATCACAGCCTGCCCAACTCGGCCCTCAGCAAAGCTCAGAGCAGAGTCAGCTACTCGCAGACCAGAGACAAACCGGAGGCCGACGTAAGCGAGATCACTGTGCAGCGCTCCGAGGTCGCCCAGGCGCCGCCGCCACCTCCAGCCAGGAGGAGCGACTCCTCTTCCATCCCCAAGAGGCCCGTCGTGGCCGGGGCGGCGAGGCCTCAGGCTGACTCCAGTCACCACGCTTTCAAAGACAGGCTGGCCGCGCTGGGTAAACTGAGGAGCTCCGAGGATTTACAAGTTGGTCTGAGGCCGGTGGACGCCGCGAACGAGGCCACCTACGGGGAGGAGAGGAGTAAGACGGCGGAGAGGCCGATGGAGCTCCAcaaagaggagcagagacaTTCAAAGTACACAGACTCTCTGGACGGGAAACCCAAAGGGAGCGCGAGCGGTTTGAAGTATCCGGGCTCGTCTCAGCTGTATGAGCAGGCGGTGAAGTCTCAGTCTGTGGTGAAACAAGAACTCTGCGTGACCAAGACCGACGGCTCCAAGAGCAAAATCGGTCTGCCGTCGCCCAACACCGACGCTCCGCAGGTTTTACGCAACAACATCAAGTGTCCCGGCTCCCTGAACCTCGCCTACAACCTTAAACCAGGCGTCGGTCCTCACAGTAGCAACAGCCCGCACAAAATCCCCCCGAAGTCGCCGTCCAAACCTTGTCAAGCCCCGTCCGTCCACAGAGGGGGGAAGCCCGCCGAGGCGCCACGTTACTCGTCCAAATCAGAGGAGAGGACCAAGATCAGCGGGAAGGGGAAGAAGAACCCGATGTACGGAGACAGCCTCCCGCCACCGCCTCCAAGACCTCCGACCACCGAGGGGGAGAAGCCGCTGCAGCCGGTCCCCAGCCCGCAATCAGCCATCGAGCAGAAGGTGATGAAGGGCATCGAGGAGAACATGCTGAAGCTGCAGGAGCAGGACCGAGGAGGCCAGACCAGCGAGGTGAAGCAGAAAGCCTCCAACGGCATCGCCAGCTGGTTCGGCCTGAAGAAGAGCAAACTGCCCGCGCTGAGCCGCAAGGCCGACGCCGCCAAAGCGAAAGACGAGAAGAAGGAGTGGAAGATCAACATCCCGTCGGTCGGCCGGGACTCGGTGAAGATGGCCTCCAGGTGTAAAGAAGGAGTGGAAGGTCTGAACATCTCGACGCTGATGGAGAAGGCGGAGGGCCTGAGGAGGgcgctggaggaggagagggcgtACGTGGAGAGGTCAGGCCGAGGTCACTCCTGCGAGGTGGTGATGGACCAAGCTCAGGGACAGCTGGCCGTCATGTACAGAGGAGCACGCTCCGATAACTTcatgcagcagctgctgaacag AGTGGACGGGAAGGAGATGATCAGCGTGCCTCAGCGGCGACTCTCGTTCGACTGCAAGACGTCGAAGCCGATGTTCACGCAGCAGAGCGACATCATCAGTCACACGGGCAGCCGTGACGACATGGAGAAG GGATCAGACAGAATCGGAAAGATCACATCAGACGAAAACCTCGCGGACTCCGTTCACTCGCAGCACTTCGCAG GTTCCGGTGCGTCCACCTACACCCTCGACAGCGGCATCGGTACGTTCCCGCTGCCCGACTGCAGCAGCGGAGCGGCAGGACGAGGTCTGTCCAAGACGAGGGCCGGAGCCGAGCATCACTCGTCCGGCTCCCCGGGCAGAGCCGGCCGACGGGCTCGCACTCTGGACCGAGATCTGCCGTCGCAGGACGAGTGCTACGCGCCGCACAAACAGCTGATTCCCACCATTCAGTACGGCGCCATGCTGGAGGGCCGGAGCCCCGCCGCCGTCATCCGTGAAG ACAAAGAGGCTCACGGACCGAACATGTTCTCCCCGCGCTCAAAGACCTGGACCTTCCCCAACCTGAAGACTCCAGCCGGACCTGCAGAGGTTTACCtggcggtggaggaggaagaggaggaggcggtgtcCTTTGGATCTCCGTTCAGAGGGGTGAGATAG